The following coding sequences lie in one Komagataeibacter sucrofermentans DSM 15973 genomic window:
- a CDS encoding ABC-F family ATP-binding cassette domain-containing protein yields the protein MSLLVISDLTLRIAGRTLLDGASLSIDPGRKIGLVGRNGAGKSTLLAAIAGDIAPDGGSIHLSARARMARIKQEAPTGYGSLLDTVLAGDTERTSLLAESETCTDPARIADIHERLLAIDAHSAPARAAAILSGLGFDASAQARPVSDFSGGWRMRVALATALFLNPDLLLLDEPTNHLDLEATIWLENWLARFGGAALIVSHDRGLLDRAVDAIAHLDRGKLTLTPGGYEEFVRIRTEQALQQARMAERINAKRAHMQSFVDRFRAKATKAKQAQARIKALEKLPQIDSVVEDTPSHFSFPEPSALPPPMLTMERVSAGYGEHTILSNLSLRIDMEDRIALLGANGNGKSTFAKLVAGRLEPQSGTIQHSPKLKVGYFAQHQAEELRPDETPVDHMARALPEATPPAVRAQLARFGLDAERAETPTRDLSGGEKARLLLALATRDAPHLLILDEPTNHLDLDARDALIRALAEFEGAVLLISHDPHLVELVADRLWLVGDGTVRPFEGDMAEYRVWLTERARAVAASNPDRPAAAPKRDDRRERAEARKATAPLRKRIRDAEQLMAKLVAERAKLEARLADPKLYETGKPEEVTALNTRLAAIAREHDHAEEDWLEAETELEAANAD from the coding sequence GTGAGCCTGCTCGTCATATCTGACCTGACCCTGCGCATTGCAGGGCGCACCCTGCTCGATGGCGCGAGCCTGAGCATCGACCCCGGCCGCAAGATCGGCCTTGTGGGCCGCAACGGGGCGGGCAAGTCCACGCTGCTGGCCGCCATTGCAGGTGATATCGCGCCCGATGGCGGCTCCATTCATCTTTCCGCCCGCGCGCGCATGGCCCGCATCAAGCAGGAAGCGCCCACCGGCTACGGCTCCCTGCTCGACACCGTGCTGGCGGGTGATACCGAGCGCACGAGCCTGCTGGCCGAATCCGAGACCTGTACCGATCCCGCCCGCATTGCCGATATTCACGAGCGCCTGCTGGCCATTGATGCCCACAGCGCGCCCGCCCGCGCCGCCGCGATCCTGTCCGGCCTTGGCTTTGATGCCAGCGCCCAGGCGCGCCCGGTATCCGACTTTTCGGGCGGGTGGCGCATGCGCGTGGCGCTGGCAACCGCCCTGTTCCTCAACCCCGACCTGCTGCTGCTCGATGAGCCGACCAACCACCTCGACCTCGAGGCCACGATCTGGCTCGAGAACTGGCTGGCCCGCTTTGGCGGCGCTGCCCTGATTGTCAGCCATGATCGCGGGCTGCTCGACCGCGCGGTGGATGCCATCGCCCATCTCGACCGGGGCAAGCTCACGCTCACGCCCGGCGGGTATGAGGAGTTCGTGCGCATCCGCACCGAGCAGGCGCTGCAGCAGGCCCGCATGGCCGAGCGCATCAACGCCAAGCGCGCGCATATGCAGTCCTTTGTTGACCGTTTCCGCGCCAAGGCCACCAAGGCCAAGCAGGCGCAGGCCCGCATCAAGGCGCTGGAAAAACTGCCGCAGATCGACAGCGTGGTAGAGGATACGCCCAGCCACTTCTCCTTCCCCGAGCCCTCCGCCCTGCCGCCGCCCATGCTGACCATGGAGCGCGTGAGTGCGGGGTATGGCGAGCACACCATCCTGTCCAACCTGTCGCTGCGCATCGACATGGAGGACCGCATCGCCCTGCTTGGTGCGAACGGCAACGGCAAGTCCACCTTCGCCAAGCTGGTGGCGGGCAGGCTGGAGCCCCAGTCGGGCACGATCCAGCACAGCCCCAAGCTGAAGGTGGGCTATTTCGCCCAGCATCAGGCCGAGGAACTGCGCCCGGACGAGACCCCGGTCGACCACATGGCCCGCGCCCTGCCCGAAGCCACGCCGCCTGCCGTGCGCGCGCAGCTTGCCCGCTTCGGGCTGGATGCGGAGCGGGCCGAAACACCCACGCGCGACCTGTCAGGCGGCGAGAAGGCCCGCCTGCTGCTGGCGCTGGCAACGCGGGATGCCCCGCACCTGCTGATTCTGGATGAACCGACCAACCACCTTGACCTTGATGCGCGTGACGCGCTGATCCGCGCACTGGCGGAATTCGAGGGCGCGGTGCTGCTGATCAGCCATGACCCGCATCTGGTCGAACTCGTGGCCGACCGGCTGTGGCTGGTGGGCGATGGCACGGTGCGCCCGTTTGAGGGCGACATGGCGGAATACCGCGTATGGCTGACCGAACGCGCCCGCGCTGTCGCGGCCAGCAACCCCGACCGCCCCGCCGCCGCCCCGAAGCGCGATGACCGCCGCGAACGTGCCGAGGCCCGCAAGGCCACGGCCCCCCTGCGCAAGCGCATCCGCGATGCCGAGCAGCTTATGGCAAAACTGGTGGCCGAACGCGCAAAACTCGAAGCCCGCCTTGCCGACCCCAAACTGTATGAAACCGGCAAGCCCGAGGAGGTTACGGCACTCAACACCCGCCTTGCCGCCATTGCCCGCGAACATGACCACGCCGAGGAAGACTGGCTGGAAGCCGAAACCGAGCTTGAAGCCGCGAATGCGGACTAA
- a CDS encoding MFS transporter: MAPLPAGRVWMAWAALAVATFAIGTGEFALMALLPGVARSLGVGVPVAGHVISAYALGVVVGAPLVILLAARMPRRRLLLVLQAVFVAGNAGCVLAPGYATLVALRFLTGLPHGAFYAVAALVAAEMVPPARRGRAVAGVFSGLTIAHVVGVPLVTWVGEALGWRAVYALVTLMGVFAFGLMARSLPQVPVDPAHAPSLRRELGALRSPQVWLTLATGAVGFGGMFCVGTYLSTVLLGVTGVSAGVLPVAQMLWGLGMVAGNMAGARLVDVSPVLAIIVTLIASTLMSCLFALCAGNVWLILPVIGLTGCIIALLPALQTRLMDVAAEAQGLAAALNHCAVNIANAFGAWLGGAVIAAGYGAQSVGWAGACLSAVGLGIFLIGLAGSRKATCKC; the protein is encoded by the coding sequence ATGGCCCCCCTTCCGGCGGGGCGCGTATGGATGGCCTGGGCTGCGCTGGCGGTCGCCACCTTTGCCATCGGCACGGGTGAGTTCGCGCTCATGGCGCTGCTGCCCGGCGTGGCGCGGTCGCTTGGCGTTGGCGTGCCGGTGGCAGGCCATGTCATCAGCGCCTATGCGCTGGGGGTGGTGGTGGGGGCGCCGCTTGTTATCCTGCTGGCCGCCCGCATGCCCCGGCGCAGGCTGCTGCTGGTGCTGCAGGCCGTGTTCGTGGCGGGCAATGCCGGGTGCGTGCTGGCACCCGGTTATGCCACGCTGGTGGCCCTGCGTTTTCTGACCGGGCTGCCGCATGGCGCCTTTTATGCCGTGGCGGCGCTGGTGGCGGCAGAAATGGTGCCACCCGCGCGCCGGGGGCGGGCGGTGGCAGGCGTGTTCTCAGGTCTTACGATCGCGCATGTGGTGGGCGTGCCGCTGGTGACATGGGTGGGTGAAGCGTTGGGCTGGCGCGCGGTTTACGCGCTGGTCACGCTCATGGGTGTCTTCGCCTTCGGGCTGATGGCGCGCAGCCTGCCGCAGGTGCCGGTCGATCCTGCCCATGCGCCCTCCCTAAGGCGCGAGCTTGGTGCGCTCCGCAGCCCGCAGGTATGGCTGACGCTGGCCACCGGCGCGGTCGGGTTTGGTGGCATGTTCTGTGTCGGCACCTATCTTTCCACCGTGCTGCTGGGCGTGACGGGGGTTTCCGCTGGCGTGCTGCCGGTAGCGCAGATGCTGTGGGGGCTGGGCATGGTGGCGGGCAACATGGCGGGCGCGCGGCTGGTTGATGTGAGCCCGGTGCTGGCCATTATCGTAACCCTGATTGCGAGCACGCTCATGTCATGCCTGTTTGCGCTCTGCGCGGGCAACGTGTGGCTGATCCTGCCGGTCATCGGCCTGACCGGCTGCATCATCGCCCTGCTGCCCGCGCTACAGACCCGCCTCATGGACGTGGCAGCCGAGGCGCAGGGGCTGGCGGCGGCACTCAACCATTGTGCCGTCAACATCGCCAATGCCTTCGGGGCCTGGCTGGGCGGGGCGGTGATTGCGGCGGGTTATGGCGCGCAGTCCGTGGGGTGGGCCGGGGCCTGCCTCTCGGCTGTGGGGTTGGGGATTTTCCTGATCGGGCTGGCCGGTTCCCGGAAAGCAACCTGTAAATGCTAA
- a CDS encoding AI-2E family transporter has protein sequence MTASPPTAPSSNEPDSRPAHHKDDIPDPRATQLARIYALLRLTLIVTIVVMLIWVVGDVLMVIFAATLVAVILHNLARLVEQRMRMPYWLALSIVVVALIGALTGLIWSSGPEISEQAVKLRTALSEQAHNLRDSMGNSSTGRMILDNLPTTLGGNEQTSGNAGFGSIAGSMTGFVSSAFGAAGTLAVILIAGLYFAISPEIYVNGMLRLIPHPYRKTSRELLLTAGRTLWAWTAGQALDMTVVGLLSFIGLWCIGVPLALALGVVAGMANFIPYIGAFVGAVPAVLIGLSQGTREGVMVLGLYAAIQFFEGNVMAPLIQRHAVKMPPGLTILSQTIFGTILGISGLILASPLTAALLATMDKAMPELDDDERV, from the coding sequence ATGACAGCCTCGCCCCCTACGGCTCCTTCTTCCAACGAACCCGATTCAAGACCTGCCCACCACAAGGATGACATACCCGACCCCCGCGCCACACAGCTAGCGCGTATCTATGCCCTGCTGCGACTGACGCTGATCGTGACCATCGTGGTCATGCTGATCTGGGTTGTGGGCGATGTGCTGATGGTCATCTTCGCCGCAACCCTGGTGGCGGTGATCCTGCACAATCTGGCCCGCCTGGTTGAGCAGCGCATGCGCATGCCTTACTGGCTGGCGCTTTCCATCGTGGTGGTGGCGCTGATCGGCGCGCTGACCGGGCTGATCTGGAGCAGCGGCCCCGAAATATCGGAGCAGGCGGTCAAGCTGCGCACGGCCCTGAGCGAGCAGGCCCACAACCTGCGTGACAGCATGGGCAATTCCTCCACCGGGCGGATGATCCTCGATAACCTGCCCACCACCCTTGGCGGCAACGAACAGACTTCGGGCAATGCCGGGTTCGGTTCCATCGCGGGGTCGATGACCGGCTTTGTCTCCTCGGCCTTTGGCGCTGCGGGCACGCTGGCCGTGATCCTGATCGCGGGGCTGTATTTCGCCATCTCACCCGAAATCTATGTCAACGGCATGCTGCGGCTGATCCCCCACCCCTACCGCAAGACCTCGCGCGAACTGCTGCTGACCGCAGGCCGCACCCTGTGGGCGTGGACGGCGGGGCAGGCGCTGGACATGACGGTGGTGGGGCTGCTGTCCTTCATCGGGCTGTGGTGCATTGGCGTGCCGCTGGCCCTCGCCTTGGGCGTGGTGGCGGGGATGGCCAATTTCATCCCCTATATCGGGGCCTTCGTGGGGGCCGTGCCCGCCGTGCTCATCGGGCTTTCGCAGGGCACGCGCGAGGGGGTCATGGTGCTGGGGCTTTACGCCGCCATCCAGTTCTTCGAGGGTAATGTCATGGCGCCGCTCATCCAGCGCCATGCGGTCAAGATGCCGCCGGGTCTGACCATCCTGTCACAGACGATCTTTGGCACCATTCTGGGCATTTCGGGCCTGATCCTGGCCTCGCCGCTCACCGCTGCCCTGCTCGCCACCATGGACAAAGCCATGCCAGAACTCGATGATGACGAGCGGGTCTAG
- a CDS encoding HAD family phosphatase, whose protein sequence is MSLVRAGTQGLIFDCDGTLVDSLPLYREGWLAALEDAIGQGVPPEWFHGHGGMSEHMVLDIVEQRLGRVVDRDGIISNARASMLRQLHVLREITVVTDIARAYHGRLPMAVASNGSRQVVSACLSHLGLEKLFDVIITIDDVNHPKPAPDMFLLAARNIACAPAACLVFEDSREGMQAATRAGMAHVDVNTLQA, encoded by the coding sequence ATGAGCCTTGTGCGCGCGGGCACGCAGGGCCTGATCTTTGATTGCGACGGCACGCTCGTCGATAGCCTGCCGCTGTACCGTGAAGGCTGGCTCGCCGCCCTTGAGGATGCGATCGGCCAGGGCGTGCCGCCGGAATGGTTTCATGGTCATGGCGGCATGTCCGAGCATATGGTGCTTGATATTGTCGAGCAGCGCCTGGGCCGCGTGGTGGACCGTGATGGCATCATATCGAACGCGCGCGCCAGCATGCTCCGGCAGTTGCATGTGCTGCGCGAGATCACGGTCGTGACCGATATCGCCCGCGCATATCATGGCCGCCTGCCCATGGCGGTGGCCTCGAACGGGTCGCGGCAGGTTGTTTCGGCCTGCCTGAGCCACCTCGGGCTCGAGAAGCTGTTCGATGTCATCATCACCATTGATGACGTGAACCACCCCAAGCCCGCGCCGGACATGTTCCTGCTCGCGGCACGCAATATTGCCTGTGCGCCCGCCGCCTGCCTCGTGTTCGAGGACAGCCGCGAGGGCATGCAGGCCGCCACACGGGCTGGCATGGCGCATGTGGATGTGAATACCCTGCAGGCCTGA